In Methanobacterium paludis, the following proteins share a genomic window:
- a CDS encoding Ig-like domain repeat protein → MKKQTTTKMLILMVLIGLLIVITSSSVCAASTVYVNATGGNDSNTGTIDNPYQTMAQGISSVDENGTVQLADGVYSGTGNTNITIDKNITIQGLSQNGTIINGTDTNWIFHISPGVNVTICNLTFTNGIAYDGGAILNYGILSISNCTFTENTATHWGGAIYSDSYQSIMSLTDCTFTKNTALNGGGAIAYLNICNVTNCTFMYNSVKGVASWCGGAIGAYSLSNSTVTGCNFVGNSVDPIPDSFGGGAIYVYNAALTANFNRFYNNSAGLGSAFAYNVGINRVINAENNWWGSNVDPTTVTNLIYGPVDANPWVILTVNATPSTINNTQTSSIIVSFNNHSSDGSSSSPLDPSNGHIPDGLPVTFSLIGNILGSLNEPLTVTTTNGTASILFTSCSAGIQQINATTDKQNVSAYVTILPASFVGISNEFRDLPWGSVITAAYYNDKIYAIVKMHNLGPDTTSINVRDLLNGLTWTGNYYVYRTVGSYPNTESAWVFNDPSYTFNGTDWNVGSLSTMIGSQRWLAIEVIVNQTGTVSNYAETLNQSTSPYQGYANYTAYLTSDSIPTTITVNPVSGFAGQNVTFTVNLVDSNGNNVTDGQVTFTVNNTNIGTVNVSSGTAILTWTIPTNWTAGNYNVVANYSGTNYLASTNSTNLTVTPNPTTITMGSVSGYAGQNVTFTVNLVDFNGNNVTDGNVTFTVNNNNIGSANVSNGTAIKTWTIPTTWTAGNYTVVADYSGSNNYLNSTNNTLLTLNPSAYLYLNVTNSNSNPNVGETFLLTYKLSNNGPDNATNVTMSFQIPAGLEFITATVDNGTWTYNPTNRTITWNLTNVAVGDPYLYLTVRASGAGSYSILPTITSDTFNQNTDPLTSFNLNVQTQNSANNNSTANSATVNAASTTKTVPMQTTGVPIAGLVLAVLAVLGGTLAPRKK, encoded by the coding sequence GTGAAAAAACAAACAACAACTAAAATGTTGATATTGATGGTTTTAATTGGTCTTCTCATTGTCATAACATCCTCAAGTGTTTGTGCAGCTTCAACTGTTTATGTTAACGCAACCGGGGGAAACGACTCTAACACTGGAACAATTGACAATCCATATCAAACAATGGCTCAAGGAATAAGTAGTGTTGATGAAAATGGGACCGTGCAACTTGCAGATGGAGTTTACTCTGGAACAGGCAACACCAATATCACAATTGATAAGAACATTACCATACAGGGCCTAAGCCAGAATGGAACCATAATTAATGGAACAGACACTAACTGGATATTCCATATCTCACCTGGTGTGAATGTCACCATCTGTAATCTGACATTTACCAACGGAATCGCATATGATGGTGGTGCTATCCTAAACTATGGAATATTGTCCATTTCGAACTGCACATTCACCGAAAACACTGCAACTCATTGGGGTGGTGCTATCTACAGCGATTCGTACCAAAGTATAATGTCTTTGACAGACTGCACATTCACTAAAAACACTGCATTAAACGGTGGTGGTGCTATTGCATATCTAAATATCTGCAATGTAACTAACTGCACATTCATGTATAACTCTGTAAAGGGGGTTGCATCCTGGTGCGGTGGTGCTATCGGTGCATATAGCCTTAGTAATTCTACTGTTACTGGGTGTAACTTCGTTGGAAACTCTGTAGATCCGATTCCTGATAGTTTCGGTGGTGGTGCCATCTATGTTTATAATGCCGCTTTAACAGCTAATTTTAACAGGTTCTACAATAACTCAGCCGGGTTAGGTAGTGCTTTTGCATATAATGTGGGTATAAATAGGGTAATAAATGCAGAAAATAACTGGTGGGGATCTAATGTTGATCCAACAACGGTTACTAACCTCATATATGGTCCTGTGGATGCTAATCCCTGGGTTATTTTAACTGTCAATGCAACCCCCAGCACCATCAACAACACCCAGACCAGTTCAATCATAGTGAGTTTCAACAATCATAGCAGTGATGGTAGTTCTTCCAGTCCATTGGACCCCTCTAATGGTCATATACCTGATGGACTTCCAGTAACTTTCAGTTTAATTGGCAACATCCTAGGTAGTTTGAATGAACCATTAACCGTAACAACAACTAATGGAACTGCTTCTATACTGTTCACATCTTGTAGTGCAGGTATTCAACAGATCAATGCCACAACTGATAAACAGAACGTTTCAGCATATGTAACCATTCTCCCTGCGTCTTTTGTGGGGATATCCAATGAATTCAGGGATCTTCCATGGGGTAGTGTTATAACCGCTGCTTATTACAATGACAAGATTTACGCCATTGTGAAGATGCACAACTTGGGACCGGATACCACTTCAATAAATGTTCGGGATCTGTTAAATGGTCTTACATGGACCGGTAACTATTATGTTTACCGTACTGTGGGATCATATCCTAATACAGAATCAGCGTGGGTTTTTAATGACCCTAGCTATACATTCAACGGCACAGACTGGAATGTAGGCTCCCTGTCAACCATGATTGGTAGTCAAAGATGGCTGGCCATTGAAGTAATTGTTAACCAGACTGGAACAGTTTCCAACTACGCAGAAACACTAAACCAGAGCACGTCACCTTACCAGGGATATGCTAATTACACTGCATATTTAACCAGTGATAGCATACCTACCACCATTACCGTGAATCCTGTTAGTGGCTTTGCTGGTCAGAATGTGACTTTCACAGTTAATCTGGTGGATTCTAATGGAAACAACGTGACTGATGGGCAGGTAACATTCACAGTGAACAACACCAATATTGGCACTGTGAATGTTTCTAGCGGCACAGCCATCCTAACATGGACAATACCAACTAACTGGACTGCAGGTAACTACAATGTCGTTGCAAATTATTCTGGTACTAATTATTTGGCTTCTACCAATAGTACGAACTTGACTGTGACTCCAAATCCAACTACTATTACTATGGGAAGTGTTAGTGGTTATGCTGGTCAGAATGTGACTTTCACAGTTAATCTGGTGGATTTTAATGGAAACAACGTGACTGATGGAAATGTTACATTCACAGTGAACAACAACAATATTGGTTCTGCAAACGTTTCTAACGGCACAGCCATCAAAACATGGACAATACCAACAACATGGACTGCCGGTAATTACACCGTCGTTGCAGACTATTCAGGAAGCAATAACTACTTAAATTCCACAAATAATACCTTATTAACACTGAACCCCTCAGCTTACCTGTACCTGAACGTTACAAACTCGAATAGTAATCCTAATGTGGGTGAAACATTCTTATTAACCTACAAACTCAGTAACAATGGACCAGACAATGCAACAAACGTTACAATGTCTTTCCAGATACCCGCAGGATTAGAATTTATAACTGCAACTGTAGACAATGGAACATGGACCTACAACCCAACCAACCGGACAATAACCTGGAACTTAACCAATGTGGCCGTGGGAGATCCATATCTATATCTTACAGTCAGGGCATCAGGAGCTGGAAGCTACTCTATCCTGCCAACGATAACATCAGATACATTCAATCAGAACACAGACCCATTAACATCATTTAACCTTAACGTACAAACACAAAACAGTGCTAACAATAACTCAACAGCAAACTCCGCAACTGTGAATGCAGCATCAACCACAAAAACCGTGCCAATGCAAACCACTGGTGTGCCAATTGCAGGATTAGTACTTGCAGTACTTGCAGTACTCGGTGGAACACTAGCACCAAGGAAAAAATAA
- a CDS encoding nuclease-related domain-containing protein, protein MGYLICEECNIYYESEDEMEAENFVCECGNKPVYFKYLEDYYENGNNSENSDDEYVRDRISEGLTYTEHQAYSYLAEKNLGIKMVIAGFLISLLSLILAFGFNNMFYLVLILIGALSILWGEYKKAVNGAEGYSWIKGLKGENEVFKCLETLPKDYFIFNDVKLPGKGGNIDHIVIGPSGVFVIETKNYSGKYRINGNKWFYYKNGKYVETSKSPGSQVVRNVVNLKNFMTKRGIPGLWMEAIVAFINQDFRVVKKPERYMVLVPETVPKYILNRRKNPDKELLKRIALNLEPYCTDISVSHKKTQ, encoded by the coding sequence ATGGGCTACTTGATCTGTGAAGAATGCAACATTTACTACGAATCTGAAGATGAGATGGAAGCTGAAAACTTTGTTTGTGAATGTGGCAATAAACCAGTTTATTTTAAATATCTCGAAGATTACTATGAAAATGGGAACAATAGTGAGAATTCAGATGATGAATATGTGAGAGACCGTATTTCTGAAGGTTTAACTTACACTGAGCATCAAGCATACTCTTACCTTGCTGAAAAAAATCTTGGAATTAAAATGGTTATAGCAGGTTTTTTAATCAGTTTATTAAGTTTAATTTTAGCGTTTGGGTTTAATAACATGTTTTATTTGGTTTTGATCTTAATTGGTGCCTTATCTATCCTATGGGGAGAATATAAAAAGGCTGTAAATGGTGCGGAAGGTTACTCATGGATCAAGGGTTTAAAAGGTGAAAATGAGGTTTTCAAATGTCTTGAAACCCTTCCAAAGGATTATTTTATTTTCAACGATGTTAAACTACCTGGGAAAGGTGGAAACATAGATCATATTGTTATCGGCCCCAGTGGAGTATTTGTTATAGAAACCAAAAATTACAGTGGAAAGTACCGTATAAACGGTAATAAATGGTTTTACTACAAAAACGGAAAGTATGTAGAAACATCAAAAAGTCCGGGTTCCCAAGTAGTAAGGAATGTTGTGAATCTCAAAAATTTCATGACAAAGAGAGGAATTCCAGGGTTGTGGATGGAAGCTATTGTGGCTTTCATAAATCAAGATTTCCGGGTAGTAAAAAAACCAGAAAGATACATGGTTCTGGTACCAGAAACAGTTCCAAAATATATTTTAAATCGTAGAAAGAATCCGGATAAAGAACTGTTAAAAAGGATTGCCTTAAATTTGGAGCCTTACTGTACAGATATTTCCGTCAGCCACAAGAAAACCCAATAA
- a CDS encoding PIG-L deacetylase family protein, with the protein MLVLGLTLYSYEGYHSNTTYPESHSIGQSDKVLVVAPHPDDETISSAGVIRYCIEHNIPVEVLVVTNGGDSKSIGNQRHSETLTAMGKLGLKSDKIIFLDYPEGLRFLFNQNWDYKNLYEESDGTSHSRNSFSYDLNAPYCGENLVNELEQVIGDFKPTIIIYPDPNDKNTDHWATSAFINYATTQMNYKCIKYGYLAHAYSLWPYPRGYNPNSYLTPSPELSNEASWITFPLNRYDEALEFLAIKSYKSQITPDSSYLISFVKRNELFSVYPDLNISVQNRSTNFLKGSVFPPTLFNDPENDLMVNDIFNDPENELMANDIRYLNDLNLNNTDSLDLMAVGFEMDKNTTWISLKTRNGISNNIFYDFHLRTFASNGTNRIDIQIMNGRANYQMISQNSVKSNLKIKTIVKHNGIIIGIPSSMINSNQFMINADVSNKQGIVDTTAWRTVDIT; encoded by the coding sequence ATGTTAGTTTTAGGATTAACATTATATTCTTACGAGGGTTACCACAGTAACACCACCTATCCTGAAAGTCATTCTATAGGACAATCAGATAAGGTTCTTGTGGTGGCACCCCATCCTGATGATGAAACCATTAGCAGTGCGGGGGTTATACGGTATTGTATTGAACATAATATCCCTGTAGAAGTTCTTGTGGTAACCAATGGTGGAGATTCTAAAAGTATAGGAAATCAAAGACATTCCGAAACCTTAACTGCAATGGGAAAATTGGGGCTTAAAAGTGATAAAATTATATTTTTGGATTATCCTGAAGGTTTAAGATTTTTATTCAATCAAAATTGGGATTACAAAAATCTATACGAAGAATCTGATGGTACATCCCACTCCAGAAATTCATTTTCATATGATTTAAACGCACCATATTGCGGTGAAAATCTAGTCAATGAATTAGAGCAGGTAATTGGAGATTTCAAGCCAACAATAATAATTTATCCTGATCCAAATGATAAAAATACAGATCACTGGGCAACAAGTGCATTTATAAACTATGCAACCACTCAGATGAATTATAAGTGCATTAAGTATGGCTATTTGGCCCACGCTTATTCACTCTGGCCTTACCCTCGAGGATATAACCCAAATTCTTATTTAACACCTTCTCCAGAACTTTCAAACGAGGCATCATGGATAACATTTCCATTAAACAGATATGATGAAGCACTCGAATTTTTAGCAATAAAATCTTATAAATCCCAGATTACACCAGACTCATCATACCTGATATCATTTGTAAAAAGAAATGAATTATTCTCAGTTTATCCTGATTTAAATATATCTGTACAGAATAGATCAACGAACTTCCTCAAAGGATCAGTGTTTCCCCCAACCCTCTTTAACGACCCTGAAAATGACCTCATGGTTAATGACATCTTTAACGACCCTGAAAATGAACTGATGGCTAACGATATAAGATATTTAAATGATTTAAATCTCAATAACACAGATTCCTTAGATCTAATGGCAGTAGGATTTGAAATGGATAAAAATACCACTTGGATCTCCCTAAAAACAAGAAATGGTATTTCAAATAATATTTTTTACGATTTCCATTTAAGAACATTCGCAAGCAACGGCACCAACAGAATTGACATTCAAATTATGAACGGAAGGGCAAACTACCAAATGATTTCACAAAACAGTGTTAAATCCAACCTTAAAATAAAAACAATTGTTAAACACAATGGGATTATAATAGGAATACCATCAAGCATGATTAACAGTAATCAGTTCATGATAAACGCCGATGTATCGAATAAACAGGGAATTGTTGATACAACCGCATGGCGTACAGTAGATATTACCTGA
- a CDS encoding undecaprenyl-diphosphate phosphatase, producing the protein MKASFKVIGGDQIDIIQAIILGIVQGLAEFLPVASAGQVILATHAMGVTFPSNSSALAFNTLLHLGTLTAIVIFFWKDIIKIVVAFVSSIMDIFQGKFQNGLKDDSYKKLAWLLLVSTIPAGITGILFTKQFEMLFNSVVAVGIFLIINGFILWSSEYARRGNKKVREITFKNALFIGIFESLALFPGISRSGSSITAGLFSGIERECAARYAFLMAVPVIAAAVAVEFKNIGSLSYGTGSVSLIAAYLAVVIFGYLSIGLLIRIIKATTLRIFAYYCWIVGALALILSYMHILI; encoded by the coding sequence ATGAAAGCTAGTTTTAAAGTTATAGGAGGAGATCAAATAGATATTATTCAAGCCATTATTTTAGGGATAGTTCAGGGGTTGGCTGAATTTTTACCTGTGGCCAGTGCGGGACAGGTTATTCTAGCAACACATGCAATGGGTGTGACTTTCCCCAGTAATTCATCAGCACTTGCATTCAACACTTTACTCCACTTAGGTACGCTTACTGCCATTGTTATTTTCTTCTGGAAAGACATAATAAAGATCGTAGTTGCTTTTGTCTCCAGCATTATGGACATATTCCAGGGCAAATTTCAAAACGGCTTAAAAGATGATTCTTATAAGAAATTAGCGTGGCTTCTGTTGGTAAGTACCATTCCTGCCGGTATAACAGGCATATTGTTTACGAAACAGTTTGAAATGCTTTTCAACAGTGTGGTTGCTGTAGGCATCTTCTTAATTATAAACGGTTTCATATTATGGAGCTCGGAATATGCAAGAAGAGGAAACAAGAAAGTAAGGGAGATTACATTTAAAAATGCATTGTTCATTGGTATATTCGAGTCACTTGCTCTGTTTCCCGGAATATCACGATCAGGTTCATCCATCACTGCAGGTTTGTTCTCAGGTATTGAAAGAGAATGTGCAGCAAGATACGCTTTTTTAATGGCAGTACCAGTAATAGCAGCAGCAGTTGCAGTAGAATTTAAAAATATTGGGTCATTATCCTATGGAACCGGTTCAGTTTCACTCATAGCTGCTTATCTGGCTGTAGTAATATTTGGTTACCTGTCAATTGGACTTTTAATAAGAATAATAAAAGCCACAACCCTCAGAATATTCGCTTACTACTGCTGGATAGTAGGTGCCTTAGCCTTAATTTTAAGTTACATGCATATTTTGATCTAG
- a CDS encoding zinc ribbon domain-containing protein, whose protein sequence is MVYCSQCGEKNPDGAKYCFNCGAHLIYEKDIEDDSKKSVPEKSAKGVEPSLKDVKLVGDDVEHLESLSKENFQKDMDTLKACNHEIMDLVHKFNNTKMDKNDFDGFLQDLIDEIDSKIRALNKELICVSPQIVSVTIIQDKENPYKINITTNADKDRLNKYVETLKARLQSKEAQENLHEAIPSNPNVNSEAKNPPKTASWRDRCPVCKNGTLSLCTEKKLFGLVNESELRCQHCGAVFTQKGQNYTLSRVSDTNNPAWKNYGKQALTESEWTSIANGGMSQALQRTSDLNNWIADARAGNVRFTEPASPVILKKNENAVLVLHNIAFWEPRAVRQTSGMYGGPSIRVAKGVSFRVGGMQARSESHEELRQIDSGVLTLTTRRLIFAGSKRTINIDLKKVLSIEAYKDGIASQRENKQKTEYFLNTDKSSLNVTAHGNHYDLPVNGVVLKAIVEGMIKQL, encoded by the coding sequence ATGGTCTACTGTTCGCAGTGCGGAGAAAAGAATCCAGATGGGGCTAAATATTGTTTTAACTGTGGTGCTCATTTAATCTATGAAAAAGACATTGAGGATGATTCAAAAAAGAGTGTACCTGAGAAGAGTGCAAAAGGTGTGGAACCTAGTCTGAAAGATGTTAAGCTGGTGGGGGACGATGTTGAACATTTAGAATCCTTGAGCAAGGAAAACTTCCAGAAGGACATGGACACACTGAAAGCATGTAACCATGAGATCATGGACCTTGTACATAAATTCAACAACACGAAGATGGATAAAAATGATTTCGATGGGTTTCTTCAGGATCTGATAGATGAGATAGATTCAAAGATCAGGGCATTAAATAAAGAATTAATCTGCGTGAGCCCGCAGATTGTCAGCGTTACCATCATCCAGGATAAGGAAAATCCTTACAAGATAAACATCACAACAAACGCAGATAAAGACAGGTTAAATAAATACGTGGAAACTTTAAAGGCAAGATTACAGTCTAAAGAGGCACAGGAAAACCTTCATGAGGCTATACCCTCAAATCCAAATGTAAATTCAGAAGCTAAAAACCCTCCAAAAACTGCATCATGGAGAGATCGGTGCCCTGTCTGTAAAAATGGAACCTTAAGCCTCTGCACCGAAAAGAAACTATTCGGTCTGGTCAACGAGAGCGAACTTCGCTGCCAGCACTGTGGAGCGGTGTTCACACAAAAAGGCCAAAATTATACATTATCCAGGGTTTCAGATACAAACAATCCTGCATGGAAAAATTATGGTAAGCAGGCCCTTACAGAATCTGAATGGACCAGCATCGCAAACGGGGGAATGTCCCAGGCACTTCAAAGAACAAGCGACCTGAACAATTGGATTGCTGATGCAAGGGCCGGGAATGTGAGGTTCACAGAACCCGCATCACCTGTTATATTGAAAAAGAATGAAAACGCGGTTCTTGTACTGCACAACATTGCTTTCTGGGAGCCCAGGGCTGTGAGGCAGACAAGTGGAATGTATGGCGGACCAAGTATCAGGGTTGCCAAGGGTGTGTCCTTCAGGGTTGGGGGTATGCAGGCTCGAAGCGAGTCCCATGAAGAGCTCAGGCAAATAGACAGTGGAGTGCTCACCCTCACAACCCGGAGGCTGATATTTGCAGGCAGCAAACGCACAATCAACATTGACTTGAAAAAGGTCCTGTCGATAGAAGCTTATAAAGATGGGATAGCATCTCAGCGGGAAAACAAGCAGAAAACAGAGTACTTCCTCAACACTGATAAATCAAGCCTTAATGTCACGGCCCATGGCAACCATTACGATCTCCCTGTAAATGGTGTGGTACTGAAGGCCATAGTTGAGGGGATGATAAAGCAGTTGTAA
- a CDS encoding CDGSH iron-sulfur domain-containing protein: MTNNKKLIKIVKNGPFLVSGNIPLVKLAIKTDKKGYPCEWVEKEKYPLQEEYALCRCGHSKNKPYCDGTHEKIRFEGTETAGQELYVNNAKEMEGPDLLLTDNYGLCNHAGFCDRAGGIGYLVRHSDDHKSKKTAIKIAGNCNSGRFVVWDKETGNPIEPDFEPSIAITEEPEKGVSGPLWVRGGISIESADETVYEVRNRATLCRCGESSNKPFCDGTHIMTDFDDRQ; this comes from the coding sequence TTGACAAACAATAAAAAACTCATTAAAATAGTTAAAAATGGTCCATTTTTAGTTTCTGGTAATATTCCACTCGTAAAACTTGCAATCAAAACTGATAAAAAAGGTTATCCCTGTGAATGGGTTGAAAAAGAGAAATATCCATTACAAGAAGAATATGCACTTTGTAGATGTGGGCACTCAAAAAATAAACCTTATTGTGATGGAACCCATGAAAAAATCCGCTTTGAAGGTACTGAAACTGCAGGTCAAGAACTTTATGTAAATAATGCTAAGGAAATGGAAGGTCCAGATCTATTATTAACAGACAATTATGGATTATGTAACCATGCTGGTTTCTGCGACCGTGCAGGTGGAATTGGATATTTAGTCAGACACTCCGACGATCATAAATCTAAAAAAACAGCAATTAAGATAGCTGGAAACTGTAACTCCGGAAGATTTGTAGTTTGGGACAAGGAAACTGGAAATCCAATTGAACCTGACTTTGAACCATCCATCGCAATCACTGAAGAACCTGAAAAAGGTGTAAGCGGCCCACTATGGGTCCGTGGAGGAATATCTATAGAATCAGCAGATGAAACTGTATATGAAGTTCGTAACAGAGCTACCCTTTGCCGCTGCGGAGAATCATCCAATAAACCTTTCTGTGATGGAACTCACATAATGACGGATTTTGATGACAGGCAATAA
- a CDS encoding DUF5518 domain-containing protein, with amino-acid sequence MENIGTVLKGFILAIAFTVVLTKLGVGSAVVGFLLAGMIVGYISYGLADGVINGALMGVVGALILWLLILFKGQFATFSAQLSTYIPLNTPQELIILIIMGAIGGAVGSLLPRLRRKIKRNNKDQRD; translated from the coding sequence ATGGAAAATATTGGCACTGTGCTTAAAGGGTTTATTTTGGCAATTGCATTTACGGTAGTTTTAACTAAATTAGGTGTTGGATCAGCGGTTGTTGGTTTTCTACTTGCAGGTATGATCGTTGGTTACATTTCATATGGGCTTGCTGATGGGGTGATTAATGGAGCGCTTATGGGTGTTGTAGGTGCATTAATATTGTGGTTACTAATCTTATTCAAAGGTCAATTTGCTACGTTTTCTGCACAATTATCAACTTATATCCCATTAAACACACCTCAAGAATTAATAATTCTAATAATCATGGGTGCAATAGGCGGTGCAGTTGGCTCATTATTACCCAGATTAAGGCGAAAAATCAAAAGAAACAATAAAGATCAAAGAGACTGA
- a CDS encoding response regulator gives MSGSDEWNVVERILRNVLNEDDTEKLVYALKTSVKHDFERVLNEFIKKINETVEILLIGNDPKFMHELITTFRRTNLTTSIRFTGSVEEAFNMIFQEGVFADFPIANIIIFDFPTLRSEGRLEILEDIMKKKSIIKNVPVIILTDDFEKLKHLEKYHPDLFLTKPNNLEEYKNVVESIKEFWLTYTSNTE, from the coding sequence ATGAGTGGGAGCGATGAATGGAATGTTGTTGAAAGAATATTGCGTAATGTATTAAATGAAGATGATACTGAAAAATTGGTATACGCATTGAAAACTTCTGTGAAACACGATTTTGAAAGGGTTTTGAATGAGTTTATAAAAAAGATAAATGAAACAGTTGAAATTCTATTAATTGGAAATGATCCAAAGTTTATGCATGAATTAATTACAACATTTAGAAGAACAAACCTTACTACTAGCATCCGCTTTACAGGAAGTGTGGAAGAAGCATTTAATATGATATTCCAAGAAGGCGTGTTTGCTGATTTTCCTATAGCTAATATAATAATATTTGATTTTCCGACCTTACGCAGTGAAGGTCGATTGGAAATTCTAGAAGATATTATGAAAAAGAAGAGTATAATAAAAAATGTACCGGTGATTATTTTAACTGATGATTTTGAAAAATTGAAACATTTAGAGAAATATCACCCGGATCTATTTTTAACTAAACCCAATAACTTGGAAGAATACAAAAACGTAGTTGAATCCATAAAAGAATTCTGGCTCACCTATACATCGAATACTGAATAG
- a CDS encoding low temperature requirement protein A, whose product MKFRKNLILKPDLQFSYDKNSEKHSDWLELLFDLIFVAAISQLALNLNGNYTLTVFLESIPIFFAIWWSWAGQTFYLSRFGTDDMFNRFLTMLQILVVAALTVDVKNALGSSGPGFAISYAFLRFILVAEYIRVGRHVPEARSLVKHYVVGFGAAAMIWLISAFVPTPLRFALWGFGLLVDFLTPLTAGKLQAELPLHPTHIPERLGLFTIILIGETIVSVVFAITTTGANFITGFAGFMGLLIAFSIWWGYFEESGGAEAHVQEAGTQVGKYQLWLYSHFPLLIGIVSAAVGIKHVMYTGWGNIMPAGEVWLFTASLGLALLSLTAIFISSYSLETCKKWELQIFRAPYYVIIGLVVLTGFLGSLFSGYMILGILTLLCIVKMILSFREPPTVCKMYK is encoded by the coding sequence AACTCTGAAAAACATTCAGATTGGCTGGAACTCCTATTTGATCTGATATTTGTTGCTGCAATTTCCCAGCTTGCCTTGAACCTCAATGGTAACTACACTCTAACTGTCTTTTTAGAGTCCATACCCATATTTTTTGCAATATGGTGGAGCTGGGCCGGTCAAACATTTTATCTCAGCCGTTTCGGTACAGATGACATGTTCAACAGGTTTCTGACCATGCTTCAGATACTCGTTGTTGCAGCCCTGACAGTGGATGTTAAAAATGCCCTGGGCTCTTCAGGGCCAGGATTTGCAATTTCATACGCATTTTTAAGGTTCATACTGGTTGCAGAGTACATAAGAGTTGGCAGACACGTACCAGAAGCAAGGAGTCTTGTGAAACATTACGTTGTAGGTTTTGGAGCTGCAGCCATGATATGGCTGATTTCAGCCTTCGTACCCACACCACTACGTTTTGCACTCTGGGGATTCGGTCTTCTTGTGGATTTTTTAACCCCATTAACAGCAGGAAAGCTTCAGGCAGAACTTCCACTTCATCCAACACATATACCTGAAAGATTGGGACTTTTCACCATCATACTCATAGGTGAAACCATTGTAAGTGTTGTTTTCGCAATCACAACCACTGGAGCAAACTTTATAACAGGATTTGCAGGTTTTATGGGTCTTCTTATAGCCTTCAGTATATGGTGGGGTTACTTTGAGGAGTCAGGTGGTGCTGAAGCCCATGTTCAGGAAGCAGGAACTCAAGTGGGTAAGTATCAGCTCTGGCTTTACTCCCACTTTCCACTGCTTATTGGAATCGTTTCAGCTGCAGTTGGAATCAAACATGTGATGTACACTGGCTGGGGAAATATTATGCCTGCAGGGGAGGTCTGGCTTTTTACAGCGTCCCTGGGCCTTGCACTTCTATCACTCACTGCAATCTTCATATCCTCCTACAGCCTGGAAACCTGTAAAAAATGGGAGCTGCAGATATTCAGAGCACCTTACTATGTTATAATAGGTCTGGTGGTACTTACAGGATTTTTAGGTTCCCTATTTTCAGGATATATGATACTTGGAATTTTAACCCTGCTCTGCATCGTGAAGATGATTTTAAGCTTCAGAGAGCCTCCAACAGTTTGTAAAATGTACAAATGA